Proteins from a genomic interval of Amycolatopsis sp. cg13:
- a CDS encoding SRPBCC family protein, producing MRLDHEFTVPAPIGEVWQAVIDPERVAPCMPGASLTKVEGDTFAGTVKVKLGPISLLYKGTGEFLEKDEAARKVVIKASGKDSRGGGTAAATVTLTLTERDGGTHGAVATDLAITGRPAQFGRGLISEVGGKILDTFAGNLAASLETPAEDAPAAAPAPAPASEEKTAEKPAEAPAPEEKPHLRSVPAGGSTGETEAIDLLDYAGQSVAKRLAPVAAGAVVLLIVLAIVRKLRRR from the coding sequence GTGCGGCTCGACCACGAATTCACCGTCCCCGCCCCGATCGGGGAGGTCTGGCAGGCCGTCATCGACCCGGAGCGGGTCGCCCCGTGCATGCCGGGCGCCTCGCTCACCAAGGTGGAAGGCGACACCTTCGCGGGCACGGTCAAGGTCAAGCTGGGGCCGATTTCGCTGCTGTACAAGGGAACCGGCGAGTTCCTGGAGAAGGACGAGGCGGCCCGCAAGGTCGTCATCAAGGCGTCCGGCAAGGACTCGCGCGGCGGCGGCACCGCGGCCGCGACGGTCACCCTCACGCTCACCGAACGCGACGGCGGCACCCACGGCGCGGTCGCCACCGACCTGGCGATCACCGGACGTCCGGCGCAGTTCGGGCGCGGGCTGATCTCCGAGGTGGGCGGCAAGATCCTGGACACCTTCGCGGGGAATCTCGCGGCCTCGCTGGAGACTCCGGCCGAGGACGCCCCGGCAGCGGCTCCGGCTCCGGCTCCGGCTTCCGAGGAGAAGACCGCGGAAAAGCCCGCTGAAGCACCGGCGCCCGAGGAGAAGCCGCACTTGCGGAGCGTTCCGGCAGGCGGTTCGACCGGCGAGACCGAGGCGATCGACCTGCTCGACTACGCGGGCCAGTCCGTCGCGAAGCGGCTCGCCCCGGTAGCCGCGGGCGCGGTCGTGCTGCTGATCGTGCTGGCGATCGTGCGGAAGCTGCGCCGCCGGTAA
- a CDS encoding xanthine dehydrogenase family protein subunit M: MIPAPFDYVAPSTVDEAVQALAAAGEDAKVLAGGQSLLPVLRMRLAAPTTLVDLGKVAEMRGVREDGDALVVGAMTTHYEVQRDPLIAEHAALVKEATDTVADPQVRHRGTFGGAIAHADPAGDLLAPVLALDGELVLAGPNGRRTVSAAEFFQDYFTTALAPDELLVEVRLPKHTGWRAHYEKFNRVAQAWSMCAVAATVRTEGGVIEEARVALTNMGATPVRATGVEQALLGAQANAETIRAAAAHAAEGTNPVADGNSDVEYRQHLARVLTGRAVAAAVGA; encoded by the coding sequence GTGATCCCGGCTCCGTTCGACTACGTCGCTCCGTCCACGGTGGACGAAGCCGTGCAGGCGCTCGCCGCGGCGGGCGAGGACGCCAAGGTGCTGGCAGGCGGGCAAAGCCTGCTGCCGGTGCTGCGGATGCGCTTGGCCGCACCGACCACGCTGGTCGACCTCGGGAAGGTCGCCGAAATGCGCGGAGTGCGCGAGGACGGCGACGCGCTCGTGGTCGGCGCGATGACGACGCATTACGAGGTCCAGCGCGACCCGCTGATCGCCGAGCACGCGGCGTTGGTGAAGGAAGCGACTGACACTGTCGCGGATCCGCAGGTGCGGCACCGCGGCACGTTCGGCGGCGCGATCGCGCACGCGGATCCGGCAGGCGACCTGCTGGCTCCGGTGCTCGCGCTGGACGGCGAGCTGGTGCTGGCCGGTCCGAACGGTCGGCGCACGGTGTCCGCGGCGGAGTTCTTCCAGGACTACTTCACCACCGCGCTGGCCCCGGACGAGCTGCTCGTCGAGGTGCGGCTGCCCAAGCACACCGGCTGGCGGGCGCACTACGAGAAGTTCAACCGGGTCGCTCAGGCCTGGTCGATGTGCGCGGTGGCGGCCACCGTGCGCACCGAGGGCGGCGTGATCGAGGAAGCCAGGGTGGCGTTGACGAACATGGGCGCGACGCCGGTCCGCGCGACTGGCGTGGAGCAGGCGTTGCTCGGCGCGCAGGCCAACGCGGAGACGATCCGGGCGGCCGCCGCGCATGCGGCCGAGGGCACCAACCCGGTCGCGGACGGCAATTCCGACGTCGAATACCGGCAGCACCTCGCGCGGGTGCTGACTGGGCGTGCTGTCGCGGCGGCGGTGGGCGCCTAG
- a CDS encoding xanthine dehydrogenase family protein molybdopterin-binding subunit produces the protein MTATIEPEVGKSRRRKEDERLITGRTRWTDNIALPGMLHLAVLRSPLAHAKIVSIDTSAAKEAAGVVAVYTAADLDPEGAIGMPCAWPITPDMAAPRRPVLASDRVNFAGEGVAVVVARSSAEAHDALEAIEVEYEDLPPVLDLEAALAEDAPLVHEELGSNKNAFWVFDSAEAGTGGNVEEALSSSEVVLKRRFRQQRLVPAFMEPRACVVDPTGAQLTMWSATQVPHILRVMSALTLGIPEHKLRVIAPDVGGGFGGKIGVLPEEMMSVLVANKLGKPVKWNESRSETMLAAHHGRDQIQDITISAKADGTVTGLKVELLANLGAYNGLVGPGVPILGAFMFNAIYKIPAYHFACTNVFTTTTLTDAYRGAGRPEATFAIERIMDELADELGMDPVELREKNWIKHEEFPFTTVCGLTYDSGNYEAATEKAKELFGYDALRREQKERREANDPVQLGIGISTFTEMCGLAPSRVLGSLDYGAGGWEYASLRMLPTGKVEVTTGASAHGQGHETAWSQIVADQLGVSFEDVEVLHGDTQSSHKGLDTYGSRSLVVGGIAIVKAAEKVVAKAKPIAAHLLECSEDDLEYSGGKFTVKGTDSSTTIQDIALAVFAAHNLPDGVEPSLDSDATFDPENFSFPHGTHLCAAEVDTETGQVKLRSYVCVDDVGKVVNPLIVEGQVHGGLAQGIAQALFEEAVHDESGTLTTGTFADYLLPSAADLPSFTTDRTETPSTTNPLGAKGVGEAGTIASTPAVVNAVVDAVRQFGVNDIEMPLTPMRVWNAVRTGSANAGGPGGEAGGGLGSIDASGGAQ, from the coding sequence ATGACTGCCACGATCGAGCCTGAGGTAGGAAAGTCCCGGCGCCGCAAGGAAGACGAGCGGCTCATCACCGGGCGCACCCGGTGGACGGACAACATCGCGTTGCCGGGAATGCTGCATCTCGCGGTGCTGCGGAGTCCGCTGGCGCACGCGAAGATCGTTTCGATCGACACGTCGGCGGCCAAGGAAGCTGCTGGTGTCGTTGCCGTTTACACCGCTGCTGACCTTGATCCCGAGGGCGCGATCGGCATGCCGTGCGCGTGGCCGATCACGCCGGACATGGCGGCGCCGCGGCGTCCGGTGCTGGCGTCGGATCGGGTGAATTTCGCTGGCGAGGGCGTGGCCGTCGTGGTCGCGCGGTCGTCCGCGGAGGCGCATGACGCGCTCGAGGCGATCGAGGTCGAGTACGAAGACCTGCCGCCGGTTCTCGACCTGGAAGCCGCGCTCGCCGAAGACGCGCCGCTCGTCCACGAGGAATTGGGCAGCAACAAGAACGCGTTCTGGGTCTTCGATTCCGCCGAGGCTGGCACGGGCGGCAATGTCGAGGAAGCACTGTCCTCTTCGGAGGTCGTGCTCAAGCGGCGGTTCCGCCAGCAGCGGCTGGTGCCCGCGTTCATGGAGCCGCGCGCGTGCGTGGTCGACCCGACCGGCGCGCAGCTGACCATGTGGTCGGCCACCCAGGTGCCGCACATTCTGCGCGTGATGTCCGCGCTGACGCTGGGCATCCCGGAGCACAAGCTGCGCGTGATCGCCCCGGACGTCGGGGGCGGGTTCGGCGGCAAGATCGGCGTGCTGCCCGAGGAAATGATGTCCGTGCTGGTCGCGAACAAGCTCGGCAAACCGGTGAAGTGGAACGAATCCCGGTCCGAGACGATGCTCGCCGCGCACCACGGCCGCGACCAGATCCAGGACATCACGATCTCGGCGAAGGCCGACGGCACGGTCACCGGGCTCAAGGTCGAACTGCTCGCCAACCTCGGCGCGTACAACGGCCTGGTCGGGCCGGGCGTGCCGATCCTCGGCGCGTTCATGTTCAACGCGATCTACAAGATCCCGGCCTACCACTTCGCCTGCACCAACGTGTTCACCACGACCACGCTCACCGACGCCTACCGCGGCGCGGGCCGTCCGGAAGCGACGTTCGCGATCGAGCGGATCATGGACGAGCTGGCCGACGAGCTGGGCATGGACCCGGTGGAGCTGCGCGAAAAGAACTGGATCAAGCACGAGGAATTCCCGTTCACCACGGTCTGCGGGCTCACCTACGACTCCGGCAACTACGAGGCCGCGACCGAGAAGGCGAAGGAGCTCTTCGGCTACGACGCGCTGCGCCGCGAGCAGAAGGAACGCCGCGAGGCGAACGATCCGGTGCAGCTCGGCATCGGGATTTCGACGTTCACCGAGATGTGCGGGCTCGCGCCGTCGCGGGTGCTGGGTTCGCTCGATTACGGCGCCGGCGGCTGGGAATACGCGTCGCTGCGGATGTTGCCGACCGGCAAGGTCGAGGTGACGACGGGTGCGTCGGCGCACGGTCAGGGGCACGAGACGGCGTGGAGCCAGATCGTCGCCGACCAGCTGGGGGTGTCGTTTGAGGACGTTGAAGTGCTGCACGGCGACACGCAGTCCTCGCACAAGGGCCTCGACACGTACGGTTCGCGTTCGCTGGTCGTCGGCGGTATCGCGATCGTCAAGGCGGCCGAGAAGGTGGTCGCGAAGGCGAAGCCGATCGCCGCGCATCTGCTGGAGTGTTCGGAGGACGACCTCGAGTACTCCGGCGGCAAGTTCACTGTGAAGGGCACGGATTCGTCGACGACGATCCAGGACATCGCGCTCGCGGTGTTCGCCGCGCACAACCTGCCGGACGGCGTGGAACCGTCCCTCGATTCCGACGCCACCTTCGACCCGGAGAACTTCTCCTTCCCGCACGGCACTCATCTGTGCGCGGCCGAAGTGGACACTGAAACGGGCCAGGTGAAACTGCGTTCGTACGTCTGCGTGGACGACGTCGGCAAGGTGGTCAACCCGCTGATCGTGGAAGGCCAGGTGCACGGCGGGCTCGCCCAGGGCATCGCACAGGCGTTGTTCGAGGAAGCCGTGCACGACGAAAGCGGCACGCTCACCACTGGCACGTTCGCCGACTATCTGCTGCCGTCGGCGGCCGACCTGCCGTCGTTCACCACGGACCGCACGGAGACGCCGTCGACCACGAACCCGTTGGGAGCCAAGGGGGTCGGCGAGGCGGGCACGATCGCTTCGACGCCTGCCGTGGTCAACGCGGTGGTCGACGCGGTGCGCCAGTTCGGGGTGAACGACATCGAAATGCCGCTCACGCCGATGCGCGTGTGGAACGCGGTGCGCACCGGTTCAGCCAATGCCGGCGGACCCGGCGGCGAGGCCGGTGGCGGTCTCGGTTCGATCGACGCCTCCGGAGGTGCCCAGTGA